A part of Vallitalea longa genomic DNA contains:
- a CDS encoding Ger(x)C family spore germination protein: MKVKVPLIIMIIVQMLLLTSCWSKKELDEISILSGVGIDSYDEENLLLTMQVILHREMKIESQTGKRGEESPTQNIEAIGGSLIDANRNFVLQTGRHGYWPHIAVIVIGEEQARKGISPILDILERDHEIRQRTYLLVTKDKAKDILMAETVDLEVIQAYNIKDMIENSYEHGESAKVDLHKYYLMSSEKNNSCYVTGINTIKDDNTEKVTSNLELKDTGIFKENKLIGWFDSEQTRGLLWIIDELNSCVSRINYPKDKKDFVFIETLRSKTKVKPVVKNDNLEKIVIDVSSQNILAQANEHIDLTKVESLDEIEKELEHLVKTQMESSLVKGKELNADVFGFGEIIHKYEPELWKEIKEYWEDIFLTTPIEINVDMNIKRTGLISKSKKDEGM, encoded by the coding sequence ATGAAAGTTAAGGTTCCATTGATAATAATGATAATAGTACAGATGTTATTATTAACCAGTTGCTGGAGTAAAAAAGAATTAGATGAAATATCAATCTTATCCGGGGTGGGCATAGACAGTTATGATGAAGAAAATCTATTATTGACTATGCAGGTTATACTACACAGAGAAATGAAGATTGAATCTCAGACAGGAAAAAGAGGAGAGGAAAGTCCTACTCAGAATATTGAAGCTATAGGTGGTTCGCTTATTGATGCAAATAGAAATTTCGTACTTCAAACTGGTAGACATGGGTATTGGCCTCATATAGCAGTAATTGTTATTGGAGAAGAACAAGCAAGGAAAGGTATATCTCCTATATTGGATATATTAGAAAGAGATCATGAAATAAGGCAAAGAACCTATCTGCTGGTTACCAAAGACAAGGCAAAGGATATATTAATGGCAGAAACAGTTGACTTAGAAGTTATTCAAGCATATAACATCAAAGATATGATAGAAAACTCATATGAACATGGTGAAAGTGCCAAAGTGGATTTACACAAATATTATCTCATGAGTTCAGAGAAGAACAATAGTTGCTATGTAACTGGCATCAATACTATCAAAGATGATAATACAGAAAAAGTCACAAGTAACTTGGAGTTAAAAGATACTGGTATATTCAAAGAAAACAAACTTATCGGATGGTTCGATTCAGAACAAACCAGAGGATTGCTATGGATAATAGATGAGCTTAACAGTTGCGTTTCTAGAATAAATTATCCAAAAGATAAAAAGGATTTCGTTTTCATAGAAACTTTACGTAGCAAAACAAAAGTCAAACCAGTAGTCAAAAATGATAATCTGGAAAAAATTGTAATTGACGTGTCATCACAGAATATTCTTGCCCAAGCCAACGAGCATATTGATTTAACTAAAGTTGAGTCATTAGATGAAATAGAAAAGGAATTGGAACATCTGGTAAAAACTCAGATGGAAAGCTCTCTAGTCAAGGGAAAAGAACTTAATGCAGATGTATTTGGCTTTGGAGAGATTATCCATAAGTACGAACCCGAATTGTGGAAAGAGATAAAAGAATATTGGGAAGACATATTCTTGACTACACCAATTGAAATAAATGTTGATATGAATATCAAGAGAACTGGTCTAATATCAAAAAGTAAAAAAGATGAAGGAATGTAA
- a CDS encoding huntingtin-interacting protein K, which translates to MVIRDNDIEYILKKMNISYADAEKALRKSKGDLNKAIRYLNKKKNSIFRRMFSKLKDIIVDMLKYKLIIIRKNETLMNLPIMVILIFLLFLRMRYIYLSFIDLLFVLLIIIITDCKVIIQKNNANSHDSNVVKPTNTPKESDDIISTLEVTEDEDYNEVNIEN; encoded by the coding sequence ATGGTTATCCGAGATAATGATATTGAATATATTCTAAAAAAAATGAATATAAGCTATGCTGATGCTGAAAAAGCATTAAGAAAATCAAAAGGTGACTTAAATAAAGCTATAAGATATCTAAACAAGAAAAAGAATTCTATTTTCCGTAGGATGTTTAGTAAACTAAAAGATATTATTGTAGATATGCTCAAGTATAAATTGATTATCATCAGAAAGAATGAAACTTTAATGAATCTACCAATTATGGTAATACTCATTTTTTTATTATTCTTACGAATGAGATACATTTATCTAAGTTTTATCGACCTTTTGTTTGTATTATTAATCATTATTATAACTGATTGCAAAGTTATTATTCAAAAGAATAATGCAAATTCCCATGATAGTAATGTTGTTAAACCAACTAATACTCCAAAAGAAAGTGATGATATAATTTCTACATTAGAAGTAACTGAAGATGAAGACTACAACGAAGTTAATATTGAAAATTAA
- a CDS encoding complex I 24 kDa subunit family protein, with amino-acid sequence MDKLKKCQCEDMSEEEKIAIIEEFIDEYKNKEGSLIQVLHIAQTIYGYLPINIQKLIADGLDKPLSEVSGVVSFYSFFSTTPRGKYTIRVCLGTACYVRGGKKILDKLQEILGIGVGETTEDQKFTLEVMRCIGACGLAPAISINDTVYKQVNPDKLSEILEKY; translated from the coding sequence ATGGATAAATTAAAAAAATGTCAATGCGAAGATATGAGTGAAGAAGAAAAAATAGCCATAATAGAAGAATTTATTGATGAGTATAAAAACAAGGAAGGATCTTTAATACAAGTATTGCATATTGCTCAAACTATTTATGGCTATTTACCTATTAACATTCAAAAATTAATTGCAGATGGATTAGACAAGCCTTTATCAGAAGTTTCTGGTGTTGTAAGTTTTTATTCATTTTTCTCAACTACCCCAAGAGGAAAGTATACTATAAGAGTCTGTTTAGGGACAGCATGTTATGTCAGAGGTGGTAAAAAAATCCTGGATAAGTTACAAGAAATATTAGGCATTGGAGTAGGTGAGACTACAGAAGATCAAAAATTTACTCTAGAAGTGATGAGATGTATTGGAGCCTGTGGTTTAGCTCCTGCTATATCAATTAATGATACTGTGTACAAGCAGGTAAATCCAGATAAACTTAGCGAAATACTAGAGAAATATTAG
- a CDS encoding sensor histidine kinase, which produces MNKFFSFMKKLLINIIILPYTILKLFNNIFNNNIRKVKFSIKKKITYNYITLYIISCIFTILIVISGYLYLEHKIFIPKKISIDEDILRSCTTELELKNKIKTVATFRDCDIIITELDDNIVYSSDNNIYDTPYPETKLKYFEFIKENKKLPYKDIISLNGKFHKIFYYFNIQAFAHRASMLAILVGAGELFGLIIIWLFGSLKSKKVLKPIYTMTTMAKDITIYNMDARLNISEAKYELKDLAYTLNKMLDSLNTDYTKQKRFVSDVSHELRTPISIIDGYAGMLQRWGKKDEDVLDESIEAIKNEAENMKDLVENLLFLARHDNQTLKYNRENFYIDELLNEVIRETKIIDKKHIIEDSITPEILITGDRNRLKQAIRIFVDNAIKYTPPSGKIILKSTKTDSDISISIKDTGIGISREDLGNIFNRFYRSDKSRTRETGGHGLGLSIAKIIVLGHKGKIKVRSKLEMGTEIIINIPISIPNLK; this is translated from the coding sequence ATGAATAAATTTTTTAGTTTCATGAAAAAATTACTAATAAATATTATTATCCTACCCTATACGATATTAAAATTATTCAACAATATTTTTAATAATAATATTCGGAAAGTCAAGTTCTCTATTAAGAAAAAAATAACTTATAATTATATCACTCTATATATAATCAGCTGTATTTTTACGATATTAATAGTTATAAGTGGATATTTATATTTAGAGCATAAAATTTTCATACCAAAAAAAATATCTATAGATGAAGATATATTACGTAGTTGTACCACGGAACTGGAACTAAAGAATAAAATAAAAACAGTCGCTACTTTTAGAGACTGTGATATCATAATAACAGAACTTGATGATAATATCGTTTATTCTAGTGACAATAATATTTATGATACACCATATCCAGAAACCAAGTTGAAATATTTCGAGTTCATAAAAGAAAATAAAAAATTGCCTTATAAAGATATTATATCCCTTAACGGCAAATTCCATAAAATCTTTTATTATTTCAATATACAAGCATTCGCTCATAGAGCAAGTATGTTAGCAATTCTGGTAGGTGCTGGTGAACTATTCGGTTTAATAATTATATGGCTATTCGGATCACTAAAAAGTAAGAAAGTACTGAAACCCATATATACTATGACCACAATGGCAAAGGATATAACAATATATAATATGGATGCTAGATTAAATATCAGTGAAGCAAAATATGAATTAAAAGATTTAGCTTACACTTTGAACAAAATGCTTGATAGCCTTAATACAGATTATACTAAACAGAAACGATTTGTTTCTGATGTATCCCATGAGCTAAGAACCCCGATTTCTATAATTGATGGTTATGCCGGCATGTTACAGAGATGGGGTAAAAAAGATGAAGATGTTCTTGATGAATCTATAGAAGCTATAAAGAATGAAGCAGAAAACATGAAAGATCTTGTAGAAAATCTATTATTTCTTGCAAGACATGATAATCAGACCCTAAAATATAATAGAGAAAACTTCTATATTGATGAACTATTAAATGAAGTTATAAGAGAAACAAAAATCATAGACAAAAAACATATTATTGAAGATTCTATTACTCCAGAAATATTAATAACTGGTGATAGAAATAGATTAAAACAAGCCATTAGAATATTTGTTGATAATGCTATCAAATATACTCCTCCATCTGGTAAAATAATTTTAAAGTCTACTAAAACAGATTCTGATATAAGTATTAGTATTAAAGATACAGGTATTGGAATCAGTCGTGAAGATTTAGGTAATATATTCAACCGTTTTTATCGTTCTGATAAATCTAGAACTAGAGAAACTGGCGGACATGGTCTTGGACTATCTATTGCTAAAATAATCGTTTTAGGTCATAAAGGTAAAATTAAAGTACGAAGCAAACTAGAAATGGGAACAGAAATAATTATAAATATACCTATATCCATTCCAAATTTAAAATAA
- a CDS encoding response regulator transcription factor, which translates to MSNKILIVEDETKIARFLELELKYEGYEVDIASNGREGLEKGLKSDVDLIILDLMLPILSGIEVCRRIRQTSSVPIIMLTAKDDVSDKVMGLDMGADDYLTKPFAIEELLARMRVALKRNVINSTTNNSILSFKNLTLNKQQRQVKVNEDEVILTKKEFELLVYLLENRNIVLSRENILEKVWGFEYYGDTNIIDVYIRYLRGKIDQKYSMDMIHTVRGVGYLIKDE; encoded by the coding sequence ATGTCAAACAAGATTTTAATAGTTGAAGACGAAACCAAAATCGCAAGATTTTTAGAACTTGAATTAAAATATGAAGGTTATGAGGTCGATATAGCATCTAATGGCAGGGAAGGACTTGAAAAAGGCTTAAAATCTGATGTGGATTTAATTATACTTGATTTAATGTTACCTATATTAAGCGGAATTGAAGTATGTAGAAGAATTAGACAAACATCAAGTGTTCCTATAATTATGCTTACCGCAAAAGATGACGTATCTGATAAAGTAATGGGACTTGATATGGGTGCAGACGACTATCTTACAAAACCCTTCGCTATAGAAGAACTCCTAGCAAGAATGCGAGTTGCACTTAAAAGAAACGTAATCAATAGCACAACTAACAATTCTATTCTATCTTTTAAAAACTTAACTCTCAACAAACAACAACGTCAAGTAAAAGTAAATGAAGATGAGGTTATATTAACCAAAAAAGAGTTTGAATTACTTGTGTATCTATTAGAAAATAGGAACATAGTTCTAAGCAGAGAAAATATTCTAGAAAAAGTTTGGGGATTTGAATATTATGGAGATACTAATATTATTGATGTATATATTAGATATTTAAGAGGTAAAATCGATCAAAAATATAGTATGGACATGATTCATACGGTAAGAGGGGTAGGATATTTAATAAAAGATGAATAA
- a CDS encoding GerAB/ArcD/ProY family transporter — protein sequence MFEDGKISYRSVVGIIITTIGPTAILYLPTITYKEAKQDGWISVLITTIFGFIVAYSVANLGNMYKDKTIIQYSKDIIGKIPGKIIGFAYCIHFIYINAFILREFAELLAGAFMSKTPILFFVIGIILPSIYGVYKGLEVIIRINQIIFPIFMLSILAILAFSLKDTDFTRILPILDNGIEPIITGGYRNLLWFTEVVVLAMFIPYINEQKKIKKPITIALLIVGVLGAFINLIIVATFGANTEYLTYPYLSLTRYISVGFLERLDAIILFMWIAGVYMKIVVFHYCATLALGQWLNIKKFKILAIPIGILLVVLSYVLWDNLELLKYQIAYIFVTPFVIIQGVIPVLLYIIALIRNKFNKKKVTSSLNNK from the coding sequence ATGTTTGAAGATGGAAAAATATCGTATAGAAGTGTTGTTGGGATAATTATCACAACTATAGGACCAACTGCAATATTATATTTACCAACTATAACTTATAAAGAAGCTAAACAAGATGGATGGATTTCTGTATTGATAACTACAATATTTGGTTTCATAGTTGCTTATTCCGTAGCTAATTTAGGAAATATGTATAAAGACAAAACAATCATACAATATAGTAAAGATATAATCGGTAAGATACCTGGTAAGATAATAGGGTTTGCTTATTGCATCCATTTCATATATATAAATGCATTCATACTAAGAGAATTCGCTGAACTCTTAGCTGGAGCTTTCATGAGTAAGACCCCTATCTTATTTTTCGTAATCGGTATAATATTACCTTCTATTTATGGTGTCTATAAAGGTTTGGAAGTAATAATAAGGATAAATCAGATTATATTTCCCATATTTATGTTATCCATATTAGCTATACTAGCATTTTCATTGAAAGATACTGATTTTACAAGAATATTACCTATCCTTGATAATGGAATAGAGCCGATTATTACAGGAGGATATAGGAATCTGCTATGGTTTACTGAGGTAGTGGTTCTAGCTATGTTTATACCATATATTAACGAACAAAAAAAGATTAAAAAGCCGATAACCATAGCTTTACTTATTGTTGGAGTATTGGGTGCATTCATAAATCTGATAATAGTTGCTACTTTTGGTGCCAATACTGAATATTTAACTTATCCATATCTTTCATTAACTAGATATATAAGTGTGGGATTCTTAGAAAGACTGGATGCCATAATATTATTTATGTGGATTGCTGGAGTATATATGAAGATAGTGGTATTTCATTATTGTGCAACTCTAGCTTTAGGACAATGGCTGAATATCAAGAAGTTCAAAATTTTAGCAATTCCAATAGGAATATTATTAGTTGTTTTATCATATGTATTATGGGACAACCTTGAATTGTTAAAATATCAGATTGCATATATATTTGTTACACCATTTGTTATAATACAAGGTGTAATACCTGTTTTACTATATATAATAGCTCTGATTAGAAATAAATTTAATAAAAAGAAGGTAACTAGCAGTTTGAATAACAAATAA
- a CDS encoding polysaccharide deacetylase family protein — protein MSKKIYMICLIIIVVGISASCKSSEEEAKKYGEEFKVMVDDFGKGEISYKQCDKYYEEIDKNKVTDLISDLSTKMNNINDSKNNYSLGEEKYKDQQWSESIKYFSNVIRDDEENFSDAIEKRNEIIDTYIKETDRLELGYFYDEAIAKLEEISSYVTDSSVVSDKIQEYKNRKNDIVLYEGDIKNIFFHSLIAFPELAFDGDFMEEGYNMWMTTVDEYKKMLEQMYERDYVLIDVNMLYETKEVDGKQVVERKDLYLPKGKKPVILSLDDQNYYEYMEKDGFADRLVLDKEGNVATFTKLPDGGNLVARDNDCIPITDVFVEKHPDFSYRGAKGIVGLTGYEGIMGYRTDLFDSPTFEEDVKTTKAIANRLKETGWLFASHSYGHIRFPEKGMPRVKKDTKQWDDEVPPIIGETNLYIYPFGASVGKDDEKFKLLQEYGFQVFFGVGVHTNLRFTDDAVLMDRCNLDGFRMHYGKNQLEDLFDVDYVYDKSRPKFKDN, from the coding sequence ATGAGTAAAAAGATTTATATGATATGTTTAATAATTATAGTTGTAGGTATTAGTGCATCTTGTAAAAGTAGTGAAGAAGAAGCAAAAAAATATGGTGAAGAGTTTAAGGTAATGGTAGATGATTTTGGTAAAGGAGAAATATCCTACAAACAGTGCGATAAATATTACGAAGAGATTGATAAGAATAAGGTGACTGATTTAATTTCGGATCTATCAACCAAAATGAATAATATTAATGATTCAAAAAACAATTATTCTTTAGGTGAAGAAAAATATAAGGATCAGCAATGGTCAGAAAGTATTAAATATTTTAGTAATGTAATAAGAGATGACGAAGAAAATTTTAGCGATGCAATTGAAAAAAGAAATGAAATCATAGATACATATATCAAAGAGACTGACAGATTGGAACTTGGATATTTTTATGATGAGGCAATTGCTAAGTTAGAGGAGATAAGTTCTTATGTGACAGATTCTAGTGTTGTAAGTGATAAAATACAAGAATATAAAAATAGAAAAAACGATATAGTATTATATGAAGGAGATATCAAGAATATATTTTTCCATTCATTGATTGCTTTTCCAGAATTGGCTTTTGATGGTGATTTCATGGAAGAAGGATATAATATGTGGATGACTACTGTGGATGAATATAAAAAGATGTTAGAGCAGATGTATGAAAGAGATTATGTTTTGATTGATGTCAATATGTTATATGAGACAAAAGAAGTAGATGGTAAGCAGGTAGTCGAAAGAAAAGATTTGTATTTGCCAAAAGGCAAAAAACCAGTAATTCTTTCACTTGATGACCAAAACTATTATGAATATATGGAAAAAGATGGTTTTGCTGATAGACTTGTATTGGATAAAGAGGGGAATGTAGCTACTTTTACTAAATTACCTGATGGTGGAAATCTAGTTGCTAGAGATAATGATTGTATTCCAATAACAGATGTCTTTGTTGAAAAACATCCAGATTTTTCTTATAGAGGTGCAAAAGGGATTGTAGGATTAACTGGATATGAAGGAATAATGGGTTATAGAACAGATTTATTTGATTCACCCACATTCGAGGAAGATGTTAAGACTACCAAAGCTATTGCAAATAGATTAAAAGAGACTGGATGGTTGTTTGCTTCACATAGTTATGGACATATTAGGTTCCCTGAAAAAGGTATGCCTAGAGTTAAGAAAGATACCAAACAATGGGACGATGAAGTACCACCGATAATAGGTGAGACAAACTTATATATATATCCATTTGGTGCTTCAGTGGGTAAGGATGATGAAAAATTTAAACTCCTTCAAGAATATGGATTCCAAGTATTTTTTGGTGTAGGAGTTCATACTAATCTAAGATTTACAGATGATGCTGTGCTGATGGATAGATGTAATTTGGATGGATTCAGAATGCATTATGGTAAGAATCAATTAGAAGACTTGTTCGATGTTGATTATGTGTATGACAAGAGTAGACCAAAATTTAAAGATAATTAG
- a CDS encoding GerAB/ArcD/ProY family transporter, giving the protein MNENGKISYKQIVSLIIMTISPTAILYLPTLIYKEAKQDGWISIIVVTVYSLFLTFVINKLNLMFVDKTIIEYSVDIVGKYFGKTIGLIYCVMFINLNSTVIREFSEFLAGPFMMETPILFFTIGIMLPSIFGVYKGIEVIGRTAQIILPIFIGAVVIIIILGIKDMNFSNLQPIMEDGFVPVLKGATRQMSWFSQPMILVIIMPFINNPQKVGKTSYLAVILTSFLILSVNISIITTFGCQTKIMIYPFLSFARYITALGFIERLDSIIMFLWIGGVFVKIVVLHYCSVISISQLFQVKDYRKLSIPVGIILIVISTVAWKSLVELKDYIKSFNYYFNVSIQAGIPITLIVIEKIKRRYI; this is encoded by the coding sequence ATGAATGAGAACGGTAAGATTTCATATAAACAAATAGTTAGTCTGATTATTATGACTATTTCACCTACAGCCATATTATATCTTCCTACTTTGATATATAAAGAAGCTAAACAAGATGGTTGGATCAGTATTATAGTAGTAACTGTATATTCTTTATTTTTAACATTCGTAATCAATAAACTGAATTTGATGTTTGTTGATAAAACTATAATTGAGTATAGTGTAGATATAGTTGGAAAATATTTTGGAAAAACTATTGGTCTAATATATTGTGTAATGTTCATTAATCTTAATAGTACAGTGATTAGAGAATTCTCAGAATTTTTGGCGGGACCTTTCATGATGGAAACACCTATATTGTTTTTTACTATAGGTATCATGTTGCCCTCCATATTTGGAGTATATAAGGGTATAGAAGTGATTGGGAGAACTGCTCAGATTATTTTGCCCATATTTATTGGTGCAGTTGTGATAATCATAATATTAGGAATAAAAGATATGAATTTCAGTAATCTACAACCAATAATGGAGGATGGTTTTGTTCCTGTGTTAAAAGGGGCAACGAGACAGATGAGTTGGTTTAGCCAACCAATGATACTAGTAATCATTATGCCTTTTATAAATAACCCACAAAAAGTAGGTAAAACGTCATATCTAGCTGTTATTTTGACAAGTTTTCTGATTCTATCAGTAAATATCAGCATAATAACTACGTTTGGCTGTCAGACAAAAATAATGATTTATCCCTTTTTATCATTTGCCAGATATATAACTGCATTAGGTTTTATTGAAAGACTTGATTCCATAATCATGTTCTTATGGATAGGAGGAGTTTTCGTCAAGATTGTCGTTCTTCACTATTGTTCGGTTATTTCTATTAGTCAATTATTCCAGGTTAAGGATTATAGGAAACTATCTATACCTGTAGGCATTATTCTTATCGTCATATCAACTGTAGCATGGAAGAGCTTGGTAGAATTAAAAGATTATATCAAATCATTTAATTATTACTTTAATGTTTCTATTCAGGCTGGTATTCCAATTACATTGATTGTAATAGAGAAAATCAAGAGGAGATATATATAA
- a CDS encoding spore germination protein — protein sequence MNKYIEKFINKSFNKTSNKNKKNINKYNRKISTNLQTNIAYIKKEFGNSHDIIYREINIGSKICVPAIVISINGLVNLSVLDFDILKRVMHEDIKLKEDFLEYIKKSIITMTDIKNIDNMDKVFEAILSGESVMLIDGYSIAFELDTRGWEDRGISEPINGSVVRGPREGFSETLLLNTALLRRRIKTPKLMFDLINCGEFTKTDIVIAYIKGIANDKIVKEVKERINKINIDGILDSGYIEQLIEDEPISLFPTIGNTERPDQAAGKLLEGRIVILVDGSPIALTVPYLFVENIQVTEDYYTRPFYATFTRIIRILSIIIVVFLPGFYISAQTYNQEMLPTHLFITMAASKEGVPFPAFIEILIMSILFEVLKEAGIRMPKQIGQALSIVGALVLGQAAVEAGFVSNPAVMITALTGIATFVIYSLNDSITILRFIFMILAAVGGLFGMLVGTIFLLLHLVSIRSFGAPYMSPFGPRNAKDMKDSIIRAPLWMMTSRSQIISKNKKKPSDRSIDTNR from the coding sequence ATGAATAAATATATCGAGAAATTTATCAATAAGAGTTTTAATAAAACATCAAATAAAAATAAAAAGAATATCAATAAGTACAATAGAAAAATATCTACTAACCTTCAAACTAATATAGCTTATATTAAAAAAGAATTCGGCAATAGTCATGATATCATTTATCGTGAAATTAATATAGGGAGTAAAATATGTGTTCCGGCAATAGTAATTTCAATTAATGGGTTAGTTAATCTTAGTGTCCTGGATTTTGATATTCTAAAAAGAGTAATGCATGAAGATATAAAATTAAAAGAAGATTTTTTAGAATATATTAAAAAAAGTATTATAACCATGACTGATATTAAAAATATTGATAATATGGATAAAGTATTTGAAGCTATATTATCAGGTGAATCAGTAATGCTCATTGATGGATATAGTATTGCTTTTGAACTTGATACTAGAGGATGGGAAGATAGAGGCATTAGTGAACCTATAAACGGATCAGTTGTCAGAGGTCCTAGAGAAGGATTTTCAGAAACTCTTCTTCTTAATACAGCGCTATTAAGAAGAAGAATCAAAACACCTAAGTTGATGTTTGATTTAATTAATTGCGGTGAATTTACTAAGACTGATATAGTTATAGCGTATATTAAAGGTATAGCAAATGATAAGATAGTTAAAGAAGTAAAGGAAAGAATCAATAAAATCAATATAGATGGTATATTGGACTCAGGCTATATTGAACAGCTAATAGAAGATGAACCAATAAGTCTATTTCCTACCATAGGAAATACTGAAAGACCTGATCAAGCGGCAGGTAAATTATTAGAAGGAAGAATTGTCATATTAGTTGATGGTTCTCCTATTGCCTTAACGGTTCCTTATTTATTTGTTGAGAACATACAAGTTACTGAAGATTATTATACAAGACCTTTTTATGCTACTTTTACAAGGATAATCAGGATATTATCAATCATCATTGTAGTTTTTTTACCTGGATTCTATATTTCAGCACAGACATATAATCAAGAAATGCTTCCTACACACTTATTTATAACTATGGCAGCTTCTAAAGAAGGGGTTCCATTCCCTGCTTTCATAGAAATATTGATAATGTCAATACTATTTGAAGTTCTGAAAGAAGCAGGAATCAGAATGCCAAAGCAAATAGGTCAAGCACTAAGTATAGTTGGAGCGCTTGTACTAGGTCAAGCAGCGGTAGAAGCAGGCTTTGTAAGTAATCCAGCAGTTATGATTACTGCATTGACGGGGATTGCTACATTTGTAATATATTCACTTAATGATTCTATTACAATTCTAAGGTTTATTTTTATGATTCTCGCAGCAGTAGGTGGACTATTTGGTATGCTTGTAGGGACAATATTTTTATTATTACATTTAGTAAGTATTAGATCATTTGGTGCACCATATATGTCACCATTTGGACCTAGAAATGCAAAAGACATGAAGGATTCAATAATCAGAGCTCCTTTGTGGATGATGACTTCAAGGTCTCAGATCATCAGTAAAAACAAAAAGAAGCCTTCTGACAGATCTATTGATACTAATAGGTAG